The following nucleotide sequence is from Roseofilum capinflatum BLCC-M114.
CGCATCTTGCTCGACTGCGGTTTGCATCAGATCGATCCCCTGCTTGCGACTGAGGCAGTTGATCTGGTCTTCTGTTCCCATGCCCATCCTGACCATTGTCGAGGTCTGCCGGATTTATCGGCTCGGTTTCCCCATGTGCCCATTTATGCTAGTGAGGTTACTCGGCAACTCCTATCCTTACAAGGCCTACAAGAGAAGGCTTGTCAGCCTTTAGGGTGGCGATCGCCGCAACCCCTCAAACCCCATCTGAGTGCCCAACTCTATCCCTGCGGCCATCTCCCAGGAGCGGCCTCCCTCCTGCTTACCTACAGGGCCCCAGAACGTACCTACACCCTCTTCTACACCGGCGATTACTTTTCCTCTAACTCCCGGCTCGTAGAACGGATGCGGATTGAAGATGTGCGCGGACTCCAACCAGATGTGCTGATTATCGAAGCCACCTACGGAACCGCCCGTCATCCCAACCGTCGCCACCAGGAAAACCATCTAGCCTCGCGAATTTACACAACTCTAAAACAACAAAAATCCGTTTTACTACCGGTTCCGGTTCTCGGTCTCGGTCAAGAACTCCTCATGTTGTTGCGCTCTCATCATCAGTTTACCGGCCAAGATATTGATATTTGGGTCGATGAAACGATTGCCAAAGGCTGCGATGCCTATCTAGATATTTTGCCCCATCTGCCCAGCAATGTGCAAAATTTTGCCCAACATCAATCCTTGTTTTGGGATGAGCGAGTCCGTCCCCAGGTGCGTCGCCTTCCAGAGAATCAGGACTCTGGCCAACTGCCCCGATATCCCTCGATTGTGGTTGCCCATCGTCAATCCAATCTCCAGCAATGGATTGAAGCCGATCCGGAGAGCTGGTTAGTCTTGTTGTCTGAACATGCCGAAGATACGGCTCAACTGGCCCAAACCTTAGAGCGGATTCAAGGTGTTAAAATTGAAACCTATCTCTTTTCCCAACATTGTGATGGTTTAGGAACGACCCAACTGATTCATAATATTCGTCCCCAACATATTGTTTTTTTTCATGGCAGTCATGCTTATCTAGCAGATTTAGCGGGTTTGGAAGAACTCCAAAATCGTTATCATCTCCATTGTCCCCAAACTAATAAACGAGTAGAATTACCTATTGGTGATACCTTTATTCAACCGGCGGCTCCCGAAACCCATTATGAAGGGGAATTAATGGAATTAGAGACCACCATTGGCATCCATTTACCCGAAGAAATTACCCGCGATCGCCGTTGGCAACAGTTCAGCGATACCGGCATTCTAGAAGCCCGTTGGCAAGGAGAAGAGCTAGTCATTCGCCCTCTCTCTCAACGGGAATTACTGTCCCAAGGACTTCCGAAAATGCCCCCCGATCTCGACTGTTGCGGGAACTGCGCCCATTATCGTGGGCAGCGCTGTTGGAATCCAGCCTCAGCCTTATTTGAATTTAGAGTCAGTCCCGATGGTGTCTGTCCCGTCTTTGCCCGCAAACGAGTTGAGTAAGATTATTCTATTACCCATTACCCGCGCAAAGCGCTAGATTAATGTTAAAATCAGTAACAAACATGAGATAGTTATTTACAAAGGGAACCGAAGAAATTATGGGTCGTGTTGGGGTTTTACTCTTAAACTTAGGTGGGCCGGAAAAATTAGAGGATGTTCGCCCGTTCTTGTTTAATCTATTTTCCGATCCAGAAATTATTCGCCTGCCGGTGGCCTGGTTACAGAAACCCCTAGCCTGGTTGATTTCCAGTAGTCGCTACAAAAAATCTCAAGAAAATTATAAGCAAATCGGTGGCGGGTCTCCCCTACGCAGAATTACGGAAGAACAAGCCCAAGCCCTGGAAGCGAGTTTAGCCAAAAAGGGACAAGAGGCGAAAATTTATGTGGGAATGCGCTACTGGTATCCGTTTACAGAAGATGCGATCGCCGAAATCAAACAAGATAAAATCGATCATCTGGTCATTCTCCCCCTCTATCCCCAGTTTTCCATTAGCACCAGTGGTTCGAGTTTCCGAGTTTTGGAAAGACTATGGGAAAAAGACCGAGTATTGGGGAATAACGTTAAATATAGCCTGATTTCCTCCTGGTACGATCGCCCCGGCTATCTCCAAGCCATGGCAGACTTGATTGCCCAGCAATTAGATCAATTTGAACATCCCGATCAAGTCCATCTGTTTTTTAGCGCCCATGGGGTTCCCGTCAGCTATGTAGAAGAAGCAGGCGATCCCTATCAACGAGAAATCGAAGCCTGTACGTCCCTCATTGTCAAAACTCTGAACCGCCCCAATCCCCATACCCTAGCCTATCAAAGCCGTGTTGGCCCAGTAGAATGGCTACAACCCTATACGGAAGATGCCCTACAAGAATTGGGCGAAAAACAGGTGAAAGATGTCTTAGTGATTCCCATTAGCTTTGTGAGCGAACATATTGAAACCCTGCAAGAAATCGATATTGAATATCGAGAAGTGGCAGAAGAAGCCGGAATTAGCAATTTCCGCCGCGTCCCTGCTCTCGATACCCATGCCGGATTTATTGACGATTTAGCCGATTTAGTGCTTGATTCGCTCAACTCTCCGAGCCAGAAATTCTCCGATGTGGTGCGTCCTTCTGAAGAACTGAAAATGTATCCTCAAGAGCGCTGGGAAATGGGAATCACCACTAGCGCCGAAGTCTGGAATGGTCGGTTGGCAATGTTGGGCTTTATTGCCTTACTGGTAGAGTTGTTCAGTGGAAAAGGGATCTTACATGCGATCGGTATTTTGTAGCAGTTTTTCCTACTTCCTTGTTCTCACGTGATTCCATTGCCAGGGGAGACCAGACAATGGGATAATCAATCCCATCAGCTCTGTATCCCTGCCCTTAACCCCATCATGGATTGTATTCACGTCTCCAATATTCGCTGTTATGGATATATTGGCTACTTACCCGAAGAAAAAATACTCGGACAATGGTTTACCGTCGATCTATCCTTGTGGTTAGATTTATCGGTCTCTGGGCAGAGTGATAATATCAATGACACCTTCAATTACTGTGAAGCCATTGACCGGGTTAAGACCATCGTGAGCAGCAATAAATTTGACTTAATTGAAAAGCTGGCTACGGCGATCGCCGATGACCTGCTGAACCTGGAAAACCAACCCCACCAACGCCCAGCTCTACAAAAAGTCGGCGTGCGCGTGATCAAATCTCCTCCCATACCCGACTTTGGTGGCCAGGTTACCATTGACATTACACGAGAGAATCCCAAATTCGCCTAATCCCGGTCAACCAGGAAGATCCGCCATTTTCAGAGGGGTTATCGGCTCCCCGCCTTTACCAAGAAACTGTTACATTAGTTTATAAGCATAACGATTGACAAAACAGCACAGTAGTGACCTGTTACTATGACTCAATCTCGAATGCAAAAGCGGCTCCGACCTAAAAGGCTAGAAGTTGTCGCGGTGAACTGTACGGAGGTCTAACGTGAATAACCCGTCGAATCAAAATCCTGAATTATTTCAGGGCGACACTGACAATAACTTATTATGGGATTATGTTCAATCTTTGAGTCCGGAAACCGTGGCTCAACTCTCTAAACCTACCTCTTCCGAAGTTTTCCAAGTCATGGAAAACAACATCATTGGACTTCTGGGCCATCTTCCGTCAGAACAATTTGGGGTTACCGTAACCACCAACCGAGAAAACCTCGGCCGCCTCTTAGCCTCCGCCATGATCAGTGGCTATTTTTTGCGTAATGCAGAACAGCGTATGATGTTTGAACATACCTGGTCAGCCTCTGAATCTCACGGAGCTGAGACTGAGTAAGGTTTACTGAAGTCAAGTTTCCAGCAGGTTCAGGTGTCTTCATTTTCTCCATCCCCACAAACTCCTTGGACGTTTCCTGAACCTGCTGTTCTGGAGTTCCTCAGAGCAGCTCTACTGCACTGGTATGATGATGCAGGTCGGGTCTTGCCTTGGCGAAAAGAGCGAGACCCTTACCGGATTTGGATTTCCGAGATTATGCTCCAGCAAACCCAAGTGAAGACGGTTTTACCCTATTACGATCGCTGGTTGCAAGCCTTTCCTACCCTAGAAACCTTAGCCCAAGCTGACCGACAACAGGTGCTGAAACTCTGGGAAGGATTGGGTTATTATAGCCGGGCGCGGAATCTCCATCAGGCTGCCCAGCAAGTGATGGAAAAGCATCAGGGCATTTTTCCCCAACAGTTAGAACCAGTCTTAAGCTTACCGGGTATTGGCCGCACCACGGCTGGGGGCATTCTCAGCGCTGCCTTTAATCAACCCATTTCTATATTAGATGGCAATGTTAAACGCATCTTCGCTAGACTAACAACGCTACCGAAGCCCCCAGGGAAAGCTCAGAAACAGCTTTGGCAATTATCGGATGCTATGGTAGATCGGGAGAATCCCAGAGACTTTAATCAAGCCCTGATGGACTTAGGAGCAACAATTTGTACTCCGAAAGCGCCAAAATGCGATCGCTGTCCCTGGAGTCCCCATTGTCTCGCCCATCAAACCGGAACCCCTACCCATTGGCCCATGCGTGAAACTCCCCCTGTTCGCCCTCACAAAAACATCGGTGTTGCCGTCATCTGGAATGATCGAGGACAACTGCTCATTGACCGTCGTTTAGACCAAGGATTACTCGGCGGTTTGTGGGAGTTCCCTGGCGGCAAACTCGAACCGGATGAAACTCTACCAGAGTGTATTAAACGGGAAATTCAAGAAGAACTTGCCATAGACATAGAAGTGGGCGATCATCTGATTACTATTGACCATGCCTATACCCATTTTCGGGTCACCTTAAATGTCTATAATTGTCGCCACTGTTCGGGGACACCTCAAGCCATAGAATGCCAAGACATTCGTTGGGTGACTTTAGAAGAATTAGATCAATTTCCCTTTCCCAAAGCCAATCTAAAAATTATTCAAGCCCTACGTGAGCAAGGAGTATGGCAGTCAAATGAGTAATACAGCGCTTTGCGCTGTAATGTACCTCATAGTAGAGGAAATTGCTGTATTACCCATTGATTTTTTTTGCCTCATAAATCCATTGAGCGACTTTATCTACCGATGGACAAAGATCGCGGCGCTGCATGAGAGAAACTTGTAATTTCAGCACTTGACGATGTAACTGAGGAGCAGACATCTGGGAAAGTTGGGCTACTGATGCAACTCCGGCATGGAGTAACAAACCATTATACTGACAGCCAATACTTTCGAGTCTGGCTAAGTCCGATAAGGCAATCCATTTATTTAAAACTTGGAGCGGTAATCGCAATTTTTGACCGTATTCGATGCGTTTGGGCATGGGAGTTATTGTTTTGAGCAGATCCGCCGTTGTTTCTAAGCCTAAATCTGATAATTGGCTGTAGTGCTTGGCACTGAGTCCGGGGAGTTGTTCTAGGGGCCAAAAACAAGGCGTGATGGGTTGAGCAGAAGATGGAGCGTTCATGATTCCAAAACTAAGTTGGTTAACATCGTATTCATTTTATTCACAGATTCAATATACTCATTGCGGGCAACCGATTCGGCCATAATTCC
It contains:
- the folB gene encoding dihydroneopterin aldolase, giving the protein MDCIHVSNIRCYGYIGYLPEEKILGQWFTVDLSLWLDLSVSGQSDNINDTFNYCEAIDRVKTIVSSNKFDLIEKLATAIADDLLNLENQPHQRPALQKVGVRVIKSPPIPDFGGQVTIDITRENPKFA
- a CDS encoding MBL fold metallo-hydrolase, with translation MTLECIPYGTGQSGDGVCLLVRMGPYRILLDCGLHQIDPLLATEAVDLVFCSHAHPDHCRGLPDLSARFPHVPIYASEVTRQLLSLQGLQEKACQPLGWRSPQPLKPHLSAQLYPCGHLPGAASLLLTYRAPERTYTLFYTGDYFSSNSRLVERMRIEDVRGLQPDVLIIEATYGTARHPNRRHQENHLASRIYTTLKQQKSVLLPVPVLGLGQELLMLLRSHHQFTGQDIDIWVDETIAKGCDAYLDILPHLPSNVQNFAQHQSLFWDERVRPQVRRLPENQDSGQLPRYPSIVVAHRQSNLQQWIEADPESWLVLLSEHAEDTAQLAQTLERIQGVKIETYLFSQHCDGLGTTQLIHNIRPQHIVFFHGSHAYLADLAGLEELQNRYHLHCPQTNKRVELPIGDTFIQPAAPETHYEGELMELETTIGIHLPEEITRDRRWQQFSDTGILEARWQGEELVIRPLSQRELLSQGLPKMPPDLDCCGNCAHYRGQRCWNPASALFEFRVSPDGVCPVFARKRVE
- a CDS encoding DUF4332 domain-containing protein, producing the protein MNAPSSAQPITPCFWPLEQLPGLSAKHYSQLSDLGLETTADLLKTITPMPKRIEYGQKLRLPLQVLNKWIALSDLARLESIGCQYNGLLLHAGVASVAQLSQMSAPQLHRQVLKLQVSLMQRRDLCPSVDKVAQWIYEAKKING
- a CDS encoding DUF760 domain-containing protein is translated as MNNPSNQNPELFQGDTDNNLLWDYVQSLSPETVAQLSKPTSSEVFQVMENNIIGLLGHLPSEQFGVTVTTNRENLGRLLASAMISGYFLRNAEQRMMFEHTWSASESHGAETE
- the hemH gene encoding ferrochelatase, with translation MGRVGVLLLNLGGPEKLEDVRPFLFNLFSDPEIIRLPVAWLQKPLAWLISSSRYKKSQENYKQIGGGSPLRRITEEQAQALEASLAKKGQEAKIYVGMRYWYPFTEDAIAEIKQDKIDHLVILPLYPQFSISTSGSSFRVLERLWEKDRVLGNNVKYSLISSWYDRPGYLQAMADLIAQQLDQFEHPDQVHLFFSAHGVPVSYVEEAGDPYQREIEACTSLIVKTLNRPNPHTLAYQSRVGPVEWLQPYTEDALQELGEKQVKDVLVIPISFVSEHIETLQEIDIEYREVAEEAGISNFRRVPALDTHAGFIDDLADLVLDSLNSPSQKFSDVVRPSEELKMYPQERWEMGITTSAEVWNGRLAMLGFIALLVELFSGKGILHAIGIL
- the mutY gene encoding A/G-specific adenine glycosylase codes for the protein MSSFSPSPQTPWTFPEPAVLEFLRAALLHWYDDAGRVLPWRKERDPYRIWISEIMLQQTQVKTVLPYYDRWLQAFPTLETLAQADRQQVLKLWEGLGYYSRARNLHQAAQQVMEKHQGIFPQQLEPVLSLPGIGRTTAGGILSAAFNQPISILDGNVKRIFARLTTLPKPPGKAQKQLWQLSDAMVDRENPRDFNQALMDLGATICTPKAPKCDRCPWSPHCLAHQTGTPTHWPMRETPPVRPHKNIGVAVIWNDRGQLLIDRRLDQGLLGGLWEFPGGKLEPDETLPECIKREIQEELAIDIEVGDHLITIDHAYTHFRVTLNVYNCRHCSGTPQAIECQDIRWVTLEELDQFPFPKANLKIIQALREQGVWQSNE